From the genome of Pungitius pungitius chromosome 21, fPunPun2.1, whole genome shotgun sequence, one region includes:
- the LOC119212937 gene encoding cytochrome c oxidase assembly factor 3 homolog, mitochondrial gives MADKTPKEPSARVATRIDPTKESLSQEQMHFIRQIELDQWKKKTQKLGTRNVVTGLAIGALVLGIYGYTFYSVSQERIMDEMDAEAKRARGQGPKTGAN, from the exons ATGGCAGACAAGACGCCGAAGGAGCCCAGCGCTCGCGTTGCCACCAGGATAGACCCGACGAAAGAGAGTCTCTCTCAGGAACAAATGCACTTCATCCGGCAGATAGAGCTCGACCagtggaagaagaaaacacagaagTTGGGGACACGCAATGTTGTGACGGGACTTGCCATCGGAGCACTCGTTCTGGGTATTT ACGGCTACACGTTTTACTCCGTATCTCAGGAGCGGATCATGGATGAGATGGACGCCGAGGCCAAGCGCGCAAGGGGGCAGGGACCGAAAACCGGTGCCAACTGA
- the cntd1 gene encoding cyclin N-terminal domain-containing protein 1 isoform X2: MTAQWVEDREVVSRKSRRAAVFQTIRQRQGGVVFAGGSPIEFIFLITQELKLDPLAGYHAVELLQRFMVRYLTDLLSTPSPAGADDAEPGSCEDAVLDKLKDKFHLIAFSCVQLASKLLLHSHIINNNTAVGFLHSVGHTVSKQSLLESELMVLKGLEFSLNALNPLTYVEILLEVLGHNEPSISVERLHPLCRNVLQFVSLQRSEVYHSLLVTTIRCASPTPEQREKFVAVTEDYMLLGVSVIAVATFILHVTNWQQVVGELSHITGISTRSIIDFTHVALTHIVKTSSSATTV, from the exons ATGACTGCGCAATGGGTCGAGGATCGCGAGGTCGTCTCCCGGAAGTCACGGCGGGCCGCTGTATTTCAAACGATCCGACAGCGTCAGGGGGGCGTCGTTTTTGCTGGCGGGAGTCCCATCG AATTCATCTTCCTGATAACTCAAGAACTTAAACTCGACCCACTGGCTGGATACCACGCCGTCGAATTGCTTCAGAG GTTCATGGTGAGGTATCTCACAGATTTGTTGAGCACACCCAGCCCTGCAGGTGCAGATGATGCTGAACCAGGAAGTTGTGAGGACGCTGTGTTGGACAAGCTGAAGGACAAATTCCACCTCATCGCCTTCTCCTGCGTGCAGCTTGCAAGCAAACTGTTGTTGCACAGCCAC ATAATCAACAACAATACAGCCGTGGGCTTTCTGCATTCAGTCGGTCACACTGTGTCCAAGCAGTCTCTCCTGGAGTCAGAGCTGATGGTCCTTAAAGGGCTCGAGTTCAGCCTGAACGCTCTCAACCCGCTGACATACGTGGAAATCCTTCTGGAGGTGCTTG gacatAATGAGCCTTCCATCTCTGTGGAGCGCCTCCACCCGCTGTGCCGCAACGTCCTCCAGTTTGTCAGCCTGCAGAGATCTGAAGTCTACCACTCTTTGTTAGTGACGACCATTCGGTGTGCCAGCCCCACCCCGGAACAAAG AGAGAAGTTTGTGGCGGTGACTGAGGACTACATGCTTCTGGGTGTCTCTGTCATCGCCGTGGCTACATTCATCCTCCATGTCACAAACTGGCAACAG GTCGTTGGAGAACTGAGCCACATCACAGGAATCTCAACAAGGAGCATCATTGATTTCACTCATGTGGCTTTGACACACATCGTTAAAACCAGCTCCTCTGCAACAACAGTTTGA
- the cntd1 gene encoding cyclin N-terminal domain-containing protein 1 isoform X1: MAMFSFCSPELNIDLKFREASSDLLNDFLVNLNNRNKDNLNSLSKYSGEFKNQRLMEFIFLITQELKLDPLAGYHAVELLQRFMVRYLTDLLSTPSPAGADDAEPGSCEDAVLDKLKDKFHLIAFSCVQLASKLLLHSHIINNNTAVGFLHSVGHTVSKQSLLESELMVLKGLEFSLNALNPLTYVEILLEVLGHNEPSISVERLHPLCRNVLQFVSLQRSEVYHSLLVTTIRCASPTPEQREKFVAVTEDYMLLGVSVIAVATFILHVTNWQQVVGELSHITGISTRSIIDFTHVALTHIVKTSSSATTV, encoded by the exons ATGGcgatgttttccttttgttcgcCAGAACTTAATATAGATTTAAAGTTTCGTGAAGCCTCCTCTGACCTACTCAACGATTTTCTTGTTAACCTcaacaacagaaacaaagaCAACCTCAACAGTTTATCAAAATATAGCGGAGAGTTCAAGAACCAAAGACTAATGG AATTCATCTTCCTGATAACTCAAGAACTTAAACTCGACCCACTGGCTGGATACCACGCCGTCGAATTGCTTCAGAG GTTCATGGTGAGGTATCTCACAGATTTGTTGAGCACACCCAGCCCTGCAGGTGCAGATGATGCTGAACCAGGAAGTTGTGAGGACGCTGTGTTGGACAAGCTGAAGGACAAATTCCACCTCATCGCCTTCTCCTGCGTGCAGCTTGCAAGCAAACTGTTGTTGCACAGCCAC ATAATCAACAACAATACAGCCGTGGGCTTTCTGCATTCAGTCGGTCACACTGTGTCCAAGCAGTCTCTCCTGGAGTCAGAGCTGATGGTCCTTAAAGGGCTCGAGTTCAGCCTGAACGCTCTCAACCCGCTGACATACGTGGAAATCCTTCTGGAGGTGCTTG gacatAATGAGCCTTCCATCTCTGTGGAGCGCCTCCACCCGCTGTGCCGCAACGTCCTCCAGTTTGTCAGCCTGCAGAGATCTGAAGTCTACCACTCTTTGTTAGTGACGACCATTCGGTGTGCCAGCCCCACCCCGGAACAAAG AGAGAAGTTTGTGGCGGTGACTGAGGACTACATGCTTCTGGGTGTCTCTGTCATCGCCGTGGCTACATTCATCCTCCATGTCACAAACTGGCAACAG GTCGTTGGAGAACTGAGCCACATCACAGGAATCTCAACAAGGAGCATCATTGATTTCACTCATGTGGCTTTGACACACATCGTTAAAACCAGCTCCTCTGCAACAACAGTTTGA
- the mfsd13a gene encoding transmembrane protein 180, producing MGRRARGCWLSVVSTAVLYGSLALFISILHNVFLLYYVETFVSIYKIDKLSFWVGETVFLIWNSVNDPLFGWLSDRSFLSSPQSGPSITTPEVVLKRLKALSTNGPLFALSFLAFWVAWASPGLQFLLCLCLYDGFLTMVDLHHSALLADLAVSDADRTRLNFHCSVFSALGSLSVFLSYSFWDKEDFFSFRLFCVALAAFSILGFFLVSRLLRRRFQKEVRPRPDEAAALKELSVGHPPLAHTEKPVTIRQYLRQLSKHRNFMWFVSMNLVQVFHCHFNNNFFPLFLEHLLSDNITASTGSILLGISYIAPHVNNLYFLTLCQRYGVYQVIRWLFMLKLGLSVVMLLAGADHIYLLCIFIASNRVFTEGTCKLLKLVISDLVDEDFVVNRRQQATSALLFGMVALLTKPGQTFAPLIGTWLLCVYTGYDIFQREPARDSLVAVPEVSSGSGTPPLRLGCFHMVVFVPITCALLQLAAWSRFTLHGRKLQGIKASRQGAQHGHLIDVKAI from the exons atgggcAGGAGAGCCCGGGGCTGCTGGCTAAGCGTTGTCTCCACTGCGGTGCTCTACGGCTCGTTGGCCCTGTTCATCTCCATCCTGCACAATGTGTTCCTCCTGTACTACGTGGAGACGTTTGTGTCCATCTACAAGATCGATAAGCTCTCCTTCTGGGTGGGAGAG ACGGTGTTCCTCATATGGAACAGTGTGAATGACCCTCTCTTCGGCTGGCTGAGCGATCGCTCCTTCCTCAGCTCTCCTCA GTCGGGCCCTTCGATCACGACTCCGGAGGTGGTGCTGAAGCGCCTGAAGGCCCTCTCCACCAATGGCCCTCTCTTCGCCCTGTCCTTCCTGGCCTTCTGGGTGGCGTGGGCCAGCCCGGGCCTGCAGTTCCTGCTGTGCCTGTGCCTGTACGACGGCTTCCTCACCATGGTGGACCTCCACCACAGCGCCCTGCTGGCCGACCTCGCCGTGTCCGACGCCGACCGCACGCGCCTCAACTTCCACTGCTCCGTGTTCAGCGCGCTGGGCTCCCTCTCCGTGTTTCTGTCCTACTCCTTCTGGGACAAGGAGGACTTCTTCTCCTTCCGTCTCTTCTGTGTGGCCCTCGCAGCCTTCTCCATCCTGGGCTTTTTCCTGGTGTCACGGCTGCTTCGCCGTCGCTTCCAAAAGGAAGTGCGCCCGAGACCGGACGAGGCGGCGGCACTCAAAGA GCTGAGCGTGGGCCACCCTCCCCTCGCCCACACAGAGAAGCCCGTCACCATCAGACAGTACCTCAGGCAGCTCTCCAAACACAGGAACTTCATGTGGTTTGTGTCGATGAACCTCGTTCAG GTGTTTCACTGCCACTTTAACAACAACTTCTTCCCTCTTTTCCTGGAACATCTCCTGTCGGACAACATTACAGCCTCCACGGGCTCCATCCTTCTCG GCATCTCATACATTGCCCCCCACGTGAACAACTTGTATTTCCTGACACTGTGCCAGCGTTACGGGGTTTACCAGGTTATCCGCTGGCTTTTTATGCTCAAACTGGGACTTAGTGTGGTTATGCTGCTGGCAGGGGCTGACCACATTTATCTGCTGTGCATCTTCATCGCTAG TAACCGGGTCTTCACGGAGGGGACGTGCAAGCTGCTGAAGCTGGTTATTTCCGATCTGGTGGACGAGGACTTTGTGGTGAATCGGCGTCAGCAGGCCACCTCCGCGCTCCTCTTCGGCATGGTCGCCTTGTTGACCAAACCGGGCCAGACCTTCGCCCCGCTCATCGGCACCTGGCTGCTGTGCGTTTACACAG gctacGATATATTTCAGAGGGAGCCCGCCAGGGACTCTCTGGTTGCTGTGCCTGAGGTCTCCTCCGGCTCGGGGACGCCGCCTCTGCGCCTGGGCTGCTTCCACATGGTGGTGTTTGTGCCTATCACCTGCGCCCTGCTCCAGCTGGCCGCCTGGTCTCGCTTCACCCTTCACGGCCGAAAACTGCAAGGGATCAAGGCCTCGAGGCAGGGGGCCCAGCACGGCCACCTCATCGACGTCAAGGCCATTTGA